A genome region from Polyodon spathula isolate WHYD16114869_AA chromosome 19, ASM1765450v1, whole genome shotgun sequence includes the following:
- the LOC121294726 gene encoding tight junction protein ZO-1-like isoform X2 produces the protein MNKMSARTASSKSGAMEETVIWEQHTVALHRAAGFGFGIAISGGKDNPHFQSGETSIVISDVLKGGPAEGLLQENDRVVMVNAVSMDNVEHAYAVQQLRKSGKNAQITIRRKKKVQIPVARTERETVSEHEEDSYEDEPYDETSARSGPSAYSSSRRSERSMAGRRDRSASRERSLSPRSDRRSVASNLPPKPAKVTLVKSRKSEEYGLRLASHIFVKDISPESLAAKDGNIQEGDVVLKINGTVTENLSLTDAKKLIERSKGKLKMVVQRDERATLLNIPDLDDSIPSANASDRDDISEIHSLASDHSNRSHDRSRRSRSRSPDRRSEPSDHSRHSPQQISNGRSRNEERIAKPGAISTPVRITEEPVTAKVAEQPVAKTFEERSEKQIPPLPEPKPVYAQPGQPDVDLPVSPSDASIPSAAHDEGMLRSSMKLVKFKKGESVGLRLAGGNDVGIFVAGVLEDSPAAKEGLEEGDQILRVNNVDFANIIREEAVLFLLDLPRGEEVTILAQKKKDVYRRIVESDVGDSFYIRTHFEYEKESPYGLSFNKGEVFRVVDTLYNGKLGSWLAIRIGKNHKEVERGIIPNKNRAEQLSSVQYTLPKTAGGDRADFWRFRGLRSSKRNLRKSREDLTAQPVQSKYPAYERVVLREAGFLRPVVVFGPIADVAREKLGREEPDLFELARSEPRDAGTDQRNSGIIRLHTIKQIIDRDKHAVLDITPNAVDRLNYAQWYPIVVFLNPDSKQGVKNMRTRLCPESRKSARKLYERALKLRKNNHHLFTSIINMNSMNDGWYGALKETAQQQQNQLVWVSEGRADGAPEDDLDLHDDRLSYLSAPGSEYSMYSTDSRHTSDYEDTDTEGGAYTDQELDETLNDEVGPLPESAITRSSEPVREDPPVIQDAQAYPPYQPPVQPDSLPRTDSTGFKIPTLQQKAEAVPEIPNLPHQPEPIAVVSAPSAVDNTVYVAGMTHEERAPAPQSTYSPQAGFLRKPTHELARSMLNDPEQSRSPLAEPPKPMYKKDPYGVDERPRQNHGIKQPVVAHPVNRYEQEPPPSYAPQPQYQDEQPYRDYDQPPYRYESAGNFMEQKSRSYDSHLQYENRVPPYDDQWSHYDENHSQTYSARPPFENQHPQDYDPRLHYEESAELEYTLPQTRYEEPPPLGYDNRPRYEQPAKSYGKPVQPRYEEQPRYEEQPRYEEQPPVGYEAQPRYEPEPHAFPPPVSRSPEPNPYYDPPVRTYTQGPQRGYKPGQYEPPLNADAALPPPPQPQAKSEPPIAFTKPLPPTTVTEPEEDPAMKRQSVLTRVKMFENKRSVSVDRAKESSDPAVVRSAEVAPKPVTGPTAVPKANSLSRLDQEKPTYRAPEPQKPQTKPPEDIVRSNHYDPEEDEEYYRKQLSYFDRRSFDSKPAPQPAPPANRFPDPAKPVQPQTNSSNYSSRGKPAELEPVDKISVVEKRYESVPQVTPPPSQYGLPSQPLSNPSVPPPVLPKPPLSEVSSLPLDVHSSPKSKSEPPTPQTKPTTVKPNNREDTVQSSYLQQKSFPEKAPVNGTDQPPKPVTSSYNRFTPKPYTSSARPFERKFESLKFNHNLLPNDTQHKPELQTKPQSTPPQPPVKPQCFPQPAEFDSGMDTFSRTAENRPKYQQNNVKAMPKAIPVSPGALDDDEDEGHTVVATARGIFNSNGGVLSSIETGVSIIIPQGAIPEGVEQEIYFKVCRDNSILPPLDKEKGETLLSPLVMCGPHGLKFLKPVELRLPHCASMTPDGDPKSWQNKSLSGDPNYLVGANCVSVLIDHF, from the exons GCTGCTGGGTTTGGATTTGGCATTGCAATTTCAGGAGGCAAAGATAACCCCCATTTTCAGAGCGGTGAAACCTCCATAGTAATATCAGATGTGTTGAAAGGAGGCCCAGCTGAGGGTCTGTTACA ggaaaatGATCGTGTTGTTATGGTCAATGCTGTTTCTATGGATAACGTAGAACATGCGTATGCTGTTCAGCAGTTGCGGAAAAGTGGAAAGAATGCACAGATT ACAATCAGACGGAAAAAGAAGGTTCAAATTCCGGTGGCCAGGACGGAGCGGGAGACGGTGTCAGAGCATGAAGAGGACAGCTATGAGGATGAGCCGTACGATGAGACAAGCGCGAGAAGCGGCCCAAGTgcctacagcagcagcaggaggagtgAGCGCAGCATGGCAGGGAGAAGGGACCGCAGCGCGAGCAGAGAGCGCAGCTTATCACCACGATCAGACAGGAGATCTGTGGCTTCAAATCTACCACCGAAACCTGCAAAAGTCACTTTGGTGAAATCCAGAAAAAGTGAAG agTATGGGTTACGCTTGGCAAGTCACATTTTTGTGAAAGACATCTCCCCAGAGAGCCTGGCAGCAAAAGATGGCAATATCCAAGAAGGAGATGTTGTATTGAAA ataaatGGCACAGTGACGGAAAACCTCTCCTTGACAGATGCTAAGAAACTAATAGAACGGTCAAAGGGTAAGCTAAAGATGGTGGTTCAAAGAGATGAGCGAGCGACTCTACTCAATATCCCGGACCTGGATGACAGCATTCCTTCTGCTAATGCTTCAGATAGAGATG acatTTCAGAAATTCATTCACTGGCATCAGACCATTCCAACCGATCCCATGACCGATCGCGCCGCAGTCGCTCCCGATCTCCTGACAGGAGGTCAGAACCCTCAGACCATTCCAGACATTCTCCACAGCAAATCAGCAATGGCAG GAGCCGGAACGAAGAGAGAATAGCCAAACCCGGGGCGATATCAACTCCCGTTAGAATTACAGAAGAACCAGTAACAGCTAAGGTTGCGGAGCAGCCTGTGGCTAAAACCTTTGAGGAGAGATCAGAAAAACAGATCCCACCTCTGCCAG aGCCTAAGCCTGTGTATGCCCAGCCTGGTCAGCCAGATGTGGACCTTCCAGTAAGCCCTTCTGACGCTTCCATTCCCAGTGCAGCTCATGATGAGGGCATGCTCAG GTCAAGCATGAAGCTGGTGAAGTTTAAGAAGGGTGAGAGTGTGGGTTTGCGCCTCGCTGGTGGGAATGATGTTGGGATATTCGTAGCAGGGGTTTTGGAGGACAGCCCTGCTGCGAAAGAAGGCCTAGAAGAGGGAGATCAGATTCTCAGG gtaaaTAATGTTGACTTTGCAAATATAATTCGTGAAGAGGCAGTTCTGTTCCTGCTTGATCTTCCCAGAGGTGAAGAGGTCACCATTttggctcagaaaaaaaaagatg TGTATCGCCGGATAGTGGAGTCAGATGTTGGGGATTCCTTCTACATCAGAACCCACTTTGAGTATGAAAAGGAATCCCCTTACGGACTGAGTTTCAACAAGGGAGAAGTGTTCCGTGTTGTGGACACTCTGTATAATGGGAAGCTAGGCTCATGGCTGGCAATTCGCATTGGCAAAAATCATAAAGAGGTAGAAAGAGGCATCATTCCTAACAAAAACAG agCCGAACAGTTATCCAGTGTCCAGTACACTCTTCCCAAAACCGCGGGAGGTGACCGTGCAGATTTCTGGCGATTCCGTGGCCTTCGCAGCTCCAAGAGGAACCTTAGGAAAAGCAGAGAGGATCTCACAGCCCAGCCTGTTCAATCCAAGTACCCAGCTTATGAAAGAGTTGTGCTCAGAGAAG CTGGTTTTCTCCGACCTGTGGTTGTCTTTGGCCCCATTGCTGATGTGGCTCGTGAAAAGCTGGGAAGAGAAGAGCCTGATTTGTTTGAGTTGGCAA gGAGTGAGCCAAGAGATGCAGGGACTGACCAGCGCAACTCTGGGATTATTCGCCTTCATACAATCAAACAGATCATTGACAGA gaTAAACACGCTGTTTTGGACATTACCCCGAATGCAGTGGACCGGTTGAATTATGCGCAGTGGTATCCAATCGTAGTGTTTTTGAACCCAGATAGCAAGCAGGGTGTGAAAAACATGAGGACAAGGCTGTGCCCAGAGTCAAGGAAAAGTGCCAGGAAGCTGTATGAGCGAGCCCTTAAGCTAAGAAAAAACAACCATCATCTGTTTACGT CCATCATCAATATGAATTCTATGAATGATGGATGGTATGGAGCACTGAAGGAGACAGCTCAGCAGCAGCAGAACCAACTAGTTTGGGTCTCTGAAGGCAGG GCGGACGGAGCACCAGAAGATGATCTTGATCTACATGATGACCGGCTGTCCTACCTTTCTGCTCCAGGGAGTGAATACTCCATGTACAGCACTGACAGTAGACACACATCCGACTATGAAGACACAGACACTGAAGGGGGTGCCTACACTGACCAGGAACTCGATGAAACTCTTAATGATGAAGTTGGTCCACTTCCAGAATCTGCCATTACAAGGTCCTCTGAGCCTGTCCGTGAAGATCCACCAGTAATCCAAGATGCCCAGGCTTACCCACCCTACCAGCCCCCGGTTCAGCCCGATTCCCTCCCCAGAACAGACTCAACTGGGTTCAAAATACCAACACTTCAGCAG AAAGCTGAGGCTGTTCCTGAAATCCCTAACCTTCCCCATCAACCTGAGCCTATTGCTGTTGTGTCAGCGCCCTCTGCTGTTGACAACACTGTATATGTAGCTGGTATGACTCACGAGGAGCGTGCTCCAGCCCCTCAAAGCACCTACAGTCCCCAGGCTGGCTTTCTTAGGAAGCCCACCCATGAACTAGCCCGGTCAATGCTAAATGATCCTGAACAATCCAGATCACCTCTTGCAGAGCCACCAAAG ccgATGTACAAGAAAGATCCTTATGGTGTGGATGAGCGTCCAAGACAGAACCATGGTATAAAACAGCCAGTTGTGGCTCACCCAGTGAATAGATATGAACAAGAGCCACCTCCAAGCTATGCACCACAGCCTCAGTACCAGGATGAACAGCCATATAGAGATTATGACCAGCCACCATATAGATATGAGTCTGCTGGTAACTTTATGGAACAGAAATCTCGCAGCTATGACTCGCACCTGCAATACGAGAACCGTGTGCCCCCCTACGATGACCAGTGGTCACACTATGATGAAAACCACTCCCAGACCTACTCGGCCCGACCTCCTTTTGAGAACCAGCATCCCCAGGATTATGATCCAAGGCTACACTATGAAGAAAGCGCAGAGCTTGAATACACACTGCCACAGACCCGCTACGAAGAGCCGCCCCCTCTGGGATACGACAACAGACCCCGCTATGAACAGCCAGCGAAGAGCTACGGCAAACCAGTACAGCCCCGTTATGAAGAACAGCCCCGTTATGAAGAACAGCCCCGCTATGAAGAACAGCCCCCTGTCGGGTATGAAGCACAGCCTCGTTATGAACCCGAACCACATGCCTTTCCCCCCCCTGTTTCCAGGTCCCCTGAACCCAATCCATACTATGACCCTCCAGTAAGGACCTATACACAAGGCCCTCAAAGGGGGTACAAACCAGGACAGTACGAGCCCCCGCTTAATGCAGATGCTGCTCTGCCACCACCTCCACAGCCGCAAGCTAAATCAGAACCACCAATTGCCTTCACCAAACCACTGCCCCCAACCACAGTGACGGAGCCGGAAGAGGATCCTGCAATGAAGCGACAGTCAGTGCTCACCAGAGTGAAGATGTTTGAGAACAAGAGATCAGTGTCGGTGGACAGGGCCAAGGAGTCTAGTGACCCTGCTGTTGTCCGG TCTGCAGAAGTAGCCCCCAAGCCCGTTACCGGACCAACTGCTGTTCCCAAGGCCAACTCTCTGAGTCGTCTAGACCAGGAAAAGCCTACATACAG GGCTCCTGAACCTCAAAAACCTCAAACCAAACCCCCTGAGGATATAGTCCGCTCAAACCACTATGATCCCGAAGAGGATGAGGAATATTATCGGAAGCAGCTCTCGTACTTTGATCGCAGAAGCTTTGATAGCAAACCAGCCCCTCAGCCAGCTCCGCCTGCGAATCGCTTCCCTGATCCTGCCAAACCAGTCCAGCCTCAGACAAACTCCTCCAACTATTCTTCCAG GGGTAAACCAGCAGAACTGGAGCCTGTGGATAAAATCAGTGTTGTAGAAAAGAGATATGAGTCTGTGCCTCAGGTTACTCCTCCTCCATCCCAGTATGGACTGCCTTCACAGCCTCTGTCAAACCCATCTGTACCTCCACCTGTACTCCCCAAACCCCCGCTGTCTGAAG TCAGCTCACTGCCATTGGACGTACACAGTTCCCCCAAGTCCAAATCTGAACCACCCACTCCGCAGACTAAACCGACCACAGTAAAGCCTAACAACCGAGAGGACACTGTGCAGTCCAGCTACCTTCAACAGAAAAGCTTCCCTGAAAAAGCCCCAGTTAACGGAACTGACCAGCCTCCGAAACCAGTCACCTCCAGCTACAATCGATTCACCCCAAAACCGTACACCAGCTCAGCGAGGCCGTTTGAGAGAAAATTCGAGAGCCTGAAATTCAATCACAATCTTTTGCCCAATGATACGCAGCACAAACCTGAACTCCAGACCAAGCCACAGAGCACCCCACCTCAGCCTCCGGTGAAACCACAGTGTTTCCCACAGCCTGCTGAGTTCGACAGTGGAATGGATACCTTTTCCAGAACTGCAGAAAACCGGCCCAAATATCAACAGAACAATGTCAAAGCCATGCCCAAGGCTATCCCTGTAAG TCCTGGTGCGCTGGACGATGATGAAGATGAAGGTCACACTGTAGTGGCAACGGCACGAGGAATCTTTAACAGCAATGGTGGAGTCCTGAGTTCCATTGAAACCGGTGTCAGTATCATCATCCCACAAGGAGCCATTCCTGAGGGAGTGGAACAGGAGATCTACTTTAAAGTATGCAGGGATAACAGCATCCTACCCCCCTTGGACAAAGAGAAAG GAGAGACGCTGCTCAGCCCGCTGGTGATGTGTGGACCTCATGGACTGAAGTTCCTGAAGCCTGTGGAGCTGCGCTTACCTCACTGTGCGTCTATGACCCCTGATG GTGATCCTAAGAGCTGGCAGAACAAATCCCTTTCTGGGGATCCTAACTATCTTGTCGGAGCAAACTGTGTCTCCGTTCTCATCGATCACTTTTGA
- the LOC121294726 gene encoding tight junction protein ZO-1-like isoform X1 codes for MNKMSARTASSKSGAMEETVIWEQHTVALHRAAGFGFGIAISGGKDNPHFQSGETSIVISDVLKGGPAEGLLQENDRVVMVNAVSMDNVEHAYAVQQLRKSGKNAQITIRRKKKVQIPVARTERETVSEHEEDSYEDEPYDETSARSGPSAYSSSRRSERSMAGRRDRSASRERSLSPRSDRRSVASNLPPKPAKVTLVKSRKSEEYGLRLASHIFVKDISPESLAAKDGNIQEGDVVLKINGTVTENLSLTDAKKLIERSKGKLKMVVQRDERATLLNIPDLDDSIPSANASDRDDISEIHSLASDHSNRSHDRSRRSRSRSPDRRSEPSDHSRHSPQQISNGRSRNEERIAKPGAISTPVRITEEPVTAKVAEQPVAKTFEERSEKQIPPLPEPKPVYAQPGQPDVDLPVSPSDASIPSAAHDEGMLRSSMKLVKFKKGESVGLRLAGGNDVGIFVAGVLEDSPAAKEGLEEGDQILRVNNVDFANIIREEAVLFLLDLPRGEEVTILAQKKKDVYRRIVESDVGDSFYIRTHFEYEKESPYGLSFNKGEVFRVVDTLYNGKLGSWLAIRIGKNHKEVERGIIPNKNRAEQLSSVQYTLPKTAGGDRADFWRFRGLRSSKRNLRKSREDLTAQPVQSKYPAYERVVLREAGFLRPVVVFGPIADVAREKLGREEPDLFELARSEPRDAGTDQRNSGIIRLHTIKQIIDRDKHAVLDITPNAVDRLNYAQWYPIVVFLNPDSKQGVKNMRTRLCPESRKSARKLYERALKLRKNNHHLFTSIINMNSMNDGWYGALKETAQQQQNQLVWVSEGRADGAPEDDLDLHDDRLSYLSAPGSEYSMYSTDSRHTSDYEDTDTEGGAYTDQELDETLNDEVGPLPESAITRSSEPVREDPPVIQDAQAYPPYQPPVQPDSLPRTDSTGFKIPTLQQKAEAVPEIPNLPHQPEPIAVVSAPSAVDNTVYVAGMTHEERAPAPQSTYSPQAGFLRKPTHELARSMLNDPEQSRSPLAEPPKPMYKKDPYGVDERPRQNHGIKQPVVAHPVNRYEQEPPPSYAPQPQYQDEQPYRDYDQPPYRYESAGNFMEQKSRSYDSHLQYENRVPPYDDQWSHYDENHSQTYSARPPFENQHPQDYDPRLHYEESAELEYTLPQTRYEEPPPLGYDNRPRYEQPAKSYGKPVQPRYEEQPRYEEQPRYEEQPPVGYEAQPRYEPEPHAFPPPVSRSPEPNPYYDPPVRTYTQGPQRGYKPGQYEPPLNADAALPPPPQPQAKSEPPIAFTKPLPPTTVTEPEEDPAMKRQSVLTRVKMFENKRSVSVDRAKESSDPAVVRSAEVAPKPVTGPTAVPKANSLSRLDQEKPTYRAPEPQKPQTKPPEDIVRSNHYDPEEDEEYYRKQLSYFDRRSFDSKPAPQPAPPANRFPDPAKPVQPQTNSSNYSSRGKPAELEPVDKISVVEKRYESVPQVTPPPSQYGLPSQPLSNPSVPPPVLPKPPLSEVSSLPLDVHSSPKSKSEPPTPQTKPTTVKPNNREDTVQSSYLQQKSFPEKAPVNGTDQPPKPVTSSYNRFTPKPYTSSARPFERKFESLKFNHNLLPNDTQHKPELQTKPQSTPPQPPVKPQCFPQPAEFDSGMDTFSRTAENRPKYQQNNVKAMPKAIPVSPGALDDDEDEGHTVVATARGIFNSNGGVLSSIETGVSIIIPQGAIPEGVEQEIYFKVCRDNSILPPLDKEKGETLLSPLVMCGPHGLKFLKPVELRLPHCASMTPDGWSFALKSSDDSSGDPKSWQNKSLSGDPNYLVGANCVSVLIDHF; via the exons GCTGCTGGGTTTGGATTTGGCATTGCAATTTCAGGAGGCAAAGATAACCCCCATTTTCAGAGCGGTGAAACCTCCATAGTAATATCAGATGTGTTGAAAGGAGGCCCAGCTGAGGGTCTGTTACA ggaaaatGATCGTGTTGTTATGGTCAATGCTGTTTCTATGGATAACGTAGAACATGCGTATGCTGTTCAGCAGTTGCGGAAAAGTGGAAAGAATGCACAGATT ACAATCAGACGGAAAAAGAAGGTTCAAATTCCGGTGGCCAGGACGGAGCGGGAGACGGTGTCAGAGCATGAAGAGGACAGCTATGAGGATGAGCCGTACGATGAGACAAGCGCGAGAAGCGGCCCAAGTgcctacagcagcagcaggaggagtgAGCGCAGCATGGCAGGGAGAAGGGACCGCAGCGCGAGCAGAGAGCGCAGCTTATCACCACGATCAGACAGGAGATCTGTGGCTTCAAATCTACCACCGAAACCTGCAAAAGTCACTTTGGTGAAATCCAGAAAAAGTGAAG agTATGGGTTACGCTTGGCAAGTCACATTTTTGTGAAAGACATCTCCCCAGAGAGCCTGGCAGCAAAAGATGGCAATATCCAAGAAGGAGATGTTGTATTGAAA ataaatGGCACAGTGACGGAAAACCTCTCCTTGACAGATGCTAAGAAACTAATAGAACGGTCAAAGGGTAAGCTAAAGATGGTGGTTCAAAGAGATGAGCGAGCGACTCTACTCAATATCCCGGACCTGGATGACAGCATTCCTTCTGCTAATGCTTCAGATAGAGATG acatTTCAGAAATTCATTCACTGGCATCAGACCATTCCAACCGATCCCATGACCGATCGCGCCGCAGTCGCTCCCGATCTCCTGACAGGAGGTCAGAACCCTCAGACCATTCCAGACATTCTCCACAGCAAATCAGCAATGGCAG GAGCCGGAACGAAGAGAGAATAGCCAAACCCGGGGCGATATCAACTCCCGTTAGAATTACAGAAGAACCAGTAACAGCTAAGGTTGCGGAGCAGCCTGTGGCTAAAACCTTTGAGGAGAGATCAGAAAAACAGATCCCACCTCTGCCAG aGCCTAAGCCTGTGTATGCCCAGCCTGGTCAGCCAGATGTGGACCTTCCAGTAAGCCCTTCTGACGCTTCCATTCCCAGTGCAGCTCATGATGAGGGCATGCTCAG GTCAAGCATGAAGCTGGTGAAGTTTAAGAAGGGTGAGAGTGTGGGTTTGCGCCTCGCTGGTGGGAATGATGTTGGGATATTCGTAGCAGGGGTTTTGGAGGACAGCCCTGCTGCGAAAGAAGGCCTAGAAGAGGGAGATCAGATTCTCAGG gtaaaTAATGTTGACTTTGCAAATATAATTCGTGAAGAGGCAGTTCTGTTCCTGCTTGATCTTCCCAGAGGTGAAGAGGTCACCATTttggctcagaaaaaaaaagatg TGTATCGCCGGATAGTGGAGTCAGATGTTGGGGATTCCTTCTACATCAGAACCCACTTTGAGTATGAAAAGGAATCCCCTTACGGACTGAGTTTCAACAAGGGAGAAGTGTTCCGTGTTGTGGACACTCTGTATAATGGGAAGCTAGGCTCATGGCTGGCAATTCGCATTGGCAAAAATCATAAAGAGGTAGAAAGAGGCATCATTCCTAACAAAAACAG agCCGAACAGTTATCCAGTGTCCAGTACACTCTTCCCAAAACCGCGGGAGGTGACCGTGCAGATTTCTGGCGATTCCGTGGCCTTCGCAGCTCCAAGAGGAACCTTAGGAAAAGCAGAGAGGATCTCACAGCCCAGCCTGTTCAATCCAAGTACCCAGCTTATGAAAGAGTTGTGCTCAGAGAAG CTGGTTTTCTCCGACCTGTGGTTGTCTTTGGCCCCATTGCTGATGTGGCTCGTGAAAAGCTGGGAAGAGAAGAGCCTGATTTGTTTGAGTTGGCAA gGAGTGAGCCAAGAGATGCAGGGACTGACCAGCGCAACTCTGGGATTATTCGCCTTCATACAATCAAACAGATCATTGACAGA gaTAAACACGCTGTTTTGGACATTACCCCGAATGCAGTGGACCGGTTGAATTATGCGCAGTGGTATCCAATCGTAGTGTTTTTGAACCCAGATAGCAAGCAGGGTGTGAAAAACATGAGGACAAGGCTGTGCCCAGAGTCAAGGAAAAGTGCCAGGAAGCTGTATGAGCGAGCCCTTAAGCTAAGAAAAAACAACCATCATCTGTTTACGT CCATCATCAATATGAATTCTATGAATGATGGATGGTATGGAGCACTGAAGGAGACAGCTCAGCAGCAGCAGAACCAACTAGTTTGGGTCTCTGAAGGCAGG GCGGACGGAGCACCAGAAGATGATCTTGATCTACATGATGACCGGCTGTCCTACCTTTCTGCTCCAGGGAGTGAATACTCCATGTACAGCACTGACAGTAGACACACATCCGACTATGAAGACACAGACACTGAAGGGGGTGCCTACACTGACCAGGAACTCGATGAAACTCTTAATGATGAAGTTGGTCCACTTCCAGAATCTGCCATTACAAGGTCCTCTGAGCCTGTCCGTGAAGATCCACCAGTAATCCAAGATGCCCAGGCTTACCCACCCTACCAGCCCCCGGTTCAGCCCGATTCCCTCCCCAGAACAGACTCAACTGGGTTCAAAATACCAACACTTCAGCAG AAAGCTGAGGCTGTTCCTGAAATCCCTAACCTTCCCCATCAACCTGAGCCTATTGCTGTTGTGTCAGCGCCCTCTGCTGTTGACAACACTGTATATGTAGCTGGTATGACTCACGAGGAGCGTGCTCCAGCCCCTCAAAGCACCTACAGTCCCCAGGCTGGCTTTCTTAGGAAGCCCACCCATGAACTAGCCCGGTCAATGCTAAATGATCCTGAACAATCCAGATCACCTCTTGCAGAGCCACCAAAG ccgATGTACAAGAAAGATCCTTATGGTGTGGATGAGCGTCCAAGACAGAACCATGGTATAAAACAGCCAGTTGTGGCTCACCCAGTGAATAGATATGAACAAGAGCCACCTCCAAGCTATGCACCACAGCCTCAGTACCAGGATGAACAGCCATATAGAGATTATGACCAGCCACCATATAGATATGAGTCTGCTGGTAACTTTATGGAACAGAAATCTCGCAGCTATGACTCGCACCTGCAATACGAGAACCGTGTGCCCCCCTACGATGACCAGTGGTCACACTATGATGAAAACCACTCCCAGACCTACTCGGCCCGACCTCCTTTTGAGAACCAGCATCCCCAGGATTATGATCCAAGGCTACACTATGAAGAAAGCGCAGAGCTTGAATACACACTGCCACAGACCCGCTACGAAGAGCCGCCCCCTCTGGGATACGACAACAGACCCCGCTATGAACAGCCAGCGAAGAGCTACGGCAAACCAGTACAGCCCCGTTATGAAGAACAGCCCCGTTATGAAGAACAGCCCCGCTATGAAGAACAGCCCCCTGTCGGGTATGAAGCACAGCCTCGTTATGAACCCGAACCACATGCCTTTCCCCCCCCTGTTTCCAGGTCCCCTGAACCCAATCCATACTATGACCCTCCAGTAAGGACCTATACACAAGGCCCTCAAAGGGGGTACAAACCAGGACAGTACGAGCCCCCGCTTAATGCAGATGCTGCTCTGCCACCACCTCCACAGCCGCAAGCTAAATCAGAACCACCAATTGCCTTCACCAAACCACTGCCCCCAACCACAGTGACGGAGCCGGAAGAGGATCCTGCAATGAAGCGACAGTCAGTGCTCACCAGAGTGAAGATGTTTGAGAACAAGAGATCAGTGTCGGTGGACAGGGCCAAGGAGTCTAGTGACCCTGCTGTTGTCCGG TCTGCAGAAGTAGCCCCCAAGCCCGTTACCGGACCAACTGCTGTTCCCAAGGCCAACTCTCTGAGTCGTCTAGACCAGGAAAAGCCTACATACAG GGCTCCTGAACCTCAAAAACCTCAAACCAAACCCCCTGAGGATATAGTCCGCTCAAACCACTATGATCCCGAAGAGGATGAGGAATATTATCGGAAGCAGCTCTCGTACTTTGATCGCAGAAGCTTTGATAGCAAACCAGCCCCTCAGCCAGCTCCGCCTGCGAATCGCTTCCCTGATCCTGCCAAACCAGTCCAGCCTCAGACAAACTCCTCCAACTATTCTTCCAG GGGTAAACCAGCAGAACTGGAGCCTGTGGATAAAATCAGTGTTGTAGAAAAGAGATATGAGTCTGTGCCTCAGGTTACTCCTCCTCCATCCCAGTATGGACTGCCTTCACAGCCTCTGTCAAACCCATCTGTACCTCCACCTGTACTCCCCAAACCCCCGCTGTCTGAAG TCAGCTCACTGCCATTGGACGTACACAGTTCCCCCAAGTCCAAATCTGAACCACCCACTCCGCAGACTAAACCGACCACAGTAAAGCCTAACAACCGAGAGGACACTGTGCAGTCCAGCTACCTTCAACAGAAAAGCTTCCCTGAAAAAGCCCCAGTTAACGGAACTGACCAGCCTCCGAAACCAGTCACCTCCAGCTACAATCGATTCACCCCAAAACCGTACACCAGCTCAGCGAGGCCGTTTGAGAGAAAATTCGAGAGCCTGAAATTCAATCACAATCTTTTGCCCAATGATACGCAGCACAAACCTGAACTCCAGACCAAGCCACAGAGCACCCCACCTCAGCCTCCGGTGAAACCACAGTGTTTCCCACAGCCTGCTGAGTTCGACAGTGGAATGGATACCTTTTCCAGAACTGCAGAAAACCGGCCCAAATATCAACAGAACAATGTCAAAGCCATGCCCAAGGCTATCCCTGTAAG TCCTGGTGCGCTGGACGATGATGAAGATGAAGGTCACACTGTAGTGGCAACGGCACGAGGAATCTTTAACAGCAATGGTGGAGTCCTGAGTTCCATTGAAACCGGTGTCAGTATCATCATCCCACAAGGAGCCATTCCTGAGGGAGTGGAACAGGAGATCTACTTTAAAGTATGCAGGGATAACAGCATCCTACCCCCCTTGGACAAAGAGAAAG GAGAGACGCTGCTCAGCCCGCTGGTGATGTGTGGACCTCATGGACTGAAGTTCCTGAAGCCTGTGGAGCTGCGCTTACCTCACTGTGCGTCTATGACCCCTGATGGTTGGTCTTTTGCTCTAAAATCCTCCGACGACTCGTCGG GTGATCCTAAGAGCTGGCAGAACAAATCCCTTTCTGGGGATCCTAACTATCTTGTCGGAGCAAACTGTGTCTCCGTTCTCATCGATCACTTTTGA